The nucleotide window AAGCCACTCAATTTTCCATGGCAAATCAAGACGCGCGCTATTTCTTAAATGGTATGAAATTTGAAACGGAAGGTAATTTATTACGCACCGTTGCAACCGATGGGCACCGTTTGGCGGTTTGTACTATTCCATTAGAACAAGATTTACAAACCCATTCGGTGATTTTACCGCGTAAAGGCGTGTTAGAACTGGCTCGTTTGTTGGAACCAAGCGATCAACCGGCGCGTTTGCAAATCGGTACCAATAACCTGCGCATTCAATTAAACAATATTACATTCACATCAAAACTTATTGATGGTCGTTTCCCTGATTACCGTCGTGTGTTGCCACGCAACGCCACCCGCATCGTTGAAGCCGGTTGGGAAACCTTAAAACAAGCCTTTGTACGCGCGGCAATTTTATCTAACGAACGTTTCCGTAGCGTACGCTTACAACTTAGTGAAAACCAACTGAAAATCACCGCCACCAACCCGGAACAAGAAGTGGCAGAAGAAATTATCGATGTCTCTTACAGTGGCGAAGAAATGGAAGTGGGCTTTAACGTCAGCTATATTCTTGATGTATTGAATGCGTTGAAATGCAATCAAGTGCGTATGCGCTTAACCGATGCTTCTTCCAGCTGCTTAATTGAAGATTGTGAAGACGCCAGCGCAGAATATGTGATTATGCCGATGCGCTTATAATCTATGGCGATTTCACGTTTAACCGTTGAAAATTTTCGTAATTTACAAGCCGTGGATCTGGAATTAGATCACGGCTTTAACTTTTTGGTTGGCAACAACGGTAGCGGCAAAACCAGCTTATTGGAAGCCATTTTCTATTTAGGTCACGGACGCTCTTTTAAAAGTGCGGTCAGTAATCGGATTATTTCTTACGATCAACCGCACTTTACCCTCTTTGGGCAAATTCAAGAACAGCAACATCAATGGTCGGTAGGTTTACAAAAGCTACGCCAAGGCAACACGCTCGTGAAAATCAATGGCGAAGACGGCAATAAAATTTCCGACCTCGCACACTTATTGCCCATGCAAATCATCACGCCGGAAGGTTTAAATTTGCTCAACGGCGGCCCTAGCTATCGCCGCGCCTTTCTTGATTGGGGCTTATTTCATCATCACGTGAGTTTTTATAACCTGTGGGCGAGTTTAAGCCGTTTACTCAAACAACGAAATGCCGCCTTACAGCAAATTTCCGGTTATCAACAAATGAAAATTTGGGATGTGGAATTAGTCAAACTTGCTGAGCAGGTAAGTCTGCTCAGAGCCGAATATGCGCAGGCCCTACAACTGGAAATTGAACAAACCTGCCGTTTATTCCTGCCGGAACTCGACATTAGCGCGAGTTTTCATCAAGGCTGGGAAAAAGAACAAAGCTACGCAGAATTGCTAGAGCGTAATTTCCAGCGGGATCGTGCATTAGGCTATACGGTTTCCGGTCCGCAAAAAGCCGATTTTCGCTTTAAAGCCAATGGATTGCCGGTGGAAGATATTTTATCGCGTGGTCAGCTGAAATTATTAATGTGTGCATTACGTTTGGCTCAGGGTGAACATTTGATGCAACAAAAACAGCGCCATTGTATTTTCCTCATTGATGACTTTGCCTCCGAGTTGGATCAAACTAAACGCAGTCTTCTCGCTGAACGCCTACAAAACAGCGGCTCACAAGTTTTTGTCACCGCCATTACACAAAACCAGCTCAAAGAAATGCAACCGAAAAAGCACCGTACTTTTAAGATCGAGTCAGGCAAAATTGAATCATTATAAAAGAAATTAGCCTCCAGTTTGGGAGGCTAATCTCAAGAAAGTAGATCACTTCTGACTACAAACCGCAATAAAATGCAATTTATGCTCAGGGTCATTAAAGGTGCTAAACATTTTCTTAAACTGCTCACGATTTTCCGCTTTCATGGCATTTTTAATGATTTTCAGTGTACCTAACACGCCTTCGTCATAGATCATGCCTTTTGGCGACAACAGTGTCATCTCACCGGAAAAGGTTTCAATATTACGAAAACCACTGTCTAAAAATACTTGTTTCCACCCCTCTTTGGTTAATGGCGTGACCGTCACATTGATGGCATTGCGCATATTTTCCAAAATGGTTTTATGGTCATCCCCTACTAACATCACATCATGAGTCAGCAAAAAGCCACCCGGTTTCAATACGCGAAAATATTCGGCAACGGCCTTCATTTTGGCTTCAACAGGCAACATGGTGAGCATCGCCTCATTAATCACAATGTCAAACGTATTATCTTCAAAAGGCAATTTCATCGCATTGGCACGTTGCACATGGATTTTATCCTGTAAATTATTCGCAGCAATATTGGCTCTAGCTTTTTCCAAGGCGTTTTCATCTAAATCAACACCTTCAATCCGGCAACCATATTGTTTTGCCAAGCCAATGGCGGTGGTGCACATATTGCAGGCCACTTCGAGGACTTTTTTATCTTTATTAAAATCACCGCTTGCAATCAACCAATCGGTGGCTTTACGACCGCCAGGGCGCAAACGGGTTTTACCTAAACGTGCCAAAAAATTATGACCGACTTCTTCTTTAGCCATCTGATTTCTCCTAAATAAAATAGCAGTGATGCCTATTATAAATAAATCTCATTTCGATTAAAGAAAAAAGATAAAAAATTCAAATGTCGTTGATAGTCAATAACATTCTAAAAATGCTCGATTTATGCCTTATTTTAGTTAGAATATAAGAGATCTTTAACATAAAAGGAGTACATAAATGAAATTTAAAACGCTCTTAGCCGTAAGCATCAGCGCAATCTGTGCGAGCGCTGTCGCCAATGCGCATGAACACAAACACGACCATATGGCACCTACCGGTGCTTCCATTGAAGTGAAAGTACAACAACTTGATCCGGTAAACGGTAATAAAGATGTGGGGACCGTTACCATTACTGAATCCAATTACGGTTTAGTGTTTACCCCGAATTTGCAAGGATTAAGCGAAGGATTACATGGTTTCCATATTCATGAAAATCCAAGTTGTGAACCAAAAGAAAAAGAAGGAAAACTCACTGCGGGCTTAGGCGCTGGCGGTCACTGGGATCCTAAAGGCACAAAACAACATGGCTATCCATGGCAAGATGACGCCCATTTAGGGGATCTACCGGCATTAACCGTATTACATGATGGCACAGCCACCAATCCGGTTCTTGCGCCACGCCTTAAACACCTTGATGAGGTTCGTGGTCATTCCATCATGATCCATGCCGGTGGCGACAATCACTCTGATCACCCAGCACCACTTGGCGGTGGCGGTGCACGTATGGCATGTGGTGTAATTAAATAAGCCAACGACGAAACACTAAAAGTGCGGTGGAAAATAATTAAGAATTGAATCCGCCCACGAAAAACGAGACAATAAAATTAAGGACTGACAACGATATTACATCGAAATCAGTCCTTTTTATTTCTGTTGAAGTGAGCTGCGATATAATCACTTAACGTAATCCTAACAACCTCAGTGCTTGTCTTTCTTACATTAATTAAGCGCCATCATGCACGTTCCACATTAGATTCCGTGCCGTGGCGCTTAAATCTTACTTAAGACACATTGGCACAATGAGCCTTATCGTGCCGCAGTCAGCGATAAATTACTGAGTTTTTGACCGCACTTTACACGTGCATTCTCTGCCATTAACTTATTTTGCGTCAGCCTTTTTCAACACTTCGTACATGGCATCTTTTAAGCGTAATTTTTCCTTCTTCAACAATTCCACTTCATTGTGCGTGCCCAATTCAATATTGGATTCGATGTTTTTAATACGTTGATCGAGCTCATTATGTTTATCAAACAAATTGGCAAAATGTGCATCTTCAGTTTTAAGTTTAGTAATTAGATCTCTAAATTCAGGAAACATAGTGGAAATACCTCATATCAAGTTTTGATTCGACATAACGACTGTTATGTTAGGGTTATAGTAGCAAATCTCACCGGAAATAAATGTGCGAGAGATCACAAAATAAGTGTATAACGTATAACGCTTACTACAATCTGTGTTCTTGCTTAATTTTATCTAACAACGCATCGCAACACGCATCTAATAATTCATAGGTTTGATTGAAATTTTTGGTAAACCACGGATCCGGAATGTGATCGATGCCTAAATCTGGGCAAAGTGCGGTGATTTGAAACAGTTTTTCCGGATGATGTCCAAATAGTGTTTCCAAATCCCGTAGATTCTCATTGTCCATAGCAATGAGATAATCAAAATCTGCCCAATCTTTTGACCGCACTTTGCGACTGACAAAATCGTTCGACGCGATTTTATGTTGATCCAGGATGTCCGCCGTGCCACAGTGCATGCCTTCACCGTCATGCCAGCCGGAGGTACCGGCGCTGGCAGTAAAAATTTTATCTTGCAAATGGGCTTGTTTAATTTTTTCCCGCATTAAATATTCCGCCATCGGGGAACGACAAATATTGCCTAAACAAACGAAAAGGATGTTGATTGGTTGCATTCTTTTTCTCTCTCTAAAGTCATAAAAAAATCCTCATGGCGAGGATTTTTGTTGAAGGAATTAACAGGTTCCCCATAAATCGTATTCATCGGCATCCGTAATCTGCACAGAAATAACGTCGCCAATATTGACCGCACTTTGGCTTTGATTATCTACATAGACCAAGCCATCAATTTCCGGCGCATCCGCCATGGAACGACCAATAATGCCTTCTTCGTTGATTTCATCCACAATGACTTTCAACGTTTTGCCGATTTTTTGTTGTAAACGGGCGGCGGAAATAGCTTGTTGGAGTTGCATGAAACGATGATAACGTTCTTCTTTCACGTCTTCCGGTACTTGATCCGGCATCTCTGTCGCCGGCGCACCTTCTACCGGACTGAATTTGAAACAACCCACGCGATCTAACTGGGCTTCTTTCAAGAAATCCAACAGCATTTGGAAATCTTCTTCCGTTTCCCCCGGGAAGCCAACGATAAAGGTGGAGCGTAAGGTTAATTCCGGGCAAATTTCACGCCAAGCTTTAATGCGCTCTAAAGTGCGGTCGATTTTGCCGGGTCTTTTCATGGCTTTCAGGATTTTCGGGCTGGCGTGTTGCAATGGAATGTCCAAATAAGGCAACAGCTTGCCTTCCGCCATCAGTGGAATCAATTCGTCCACGTGCGGATACGGATAAACATAGTGCAAGCGAACCCAAATGCCCAAATTGCCTAATTGGCGACACAAGCTGATTAAATTGTTTTTAATTGGCATGCCGTTCCAGAAGACGGTTTTGTTTTGGTTTTCTTTGGTTTGGTCTAAGGCATAAGCGGAGGTGTCTTGGGAAACGATTAACAGCTCTTTTACGCCGGCATCCACCAAACGTTTAGCTTCATCCAAGACTTGAGTAATCGGACGGCTATCTAAATCGCCACGCATAGACGGGATAATACAGAAAGTGCAACGATGATCGCAGCCTTCAGAAATTTTTAAATAGGCGTAATGTTTTGGCGTGAGTTTCACACCTTGCGCCGGTAGCAGGCTTTCATATGGATTATAGGCCGGTTTCGGTACATATTTTTGCACCTGGTTCATCACGGTTTCATAACTGTGTGGGCCGCTGATTTCCAACACTTTTGGATGCACTTGGCGAATTTGATCTTCTTTTGCACCAAGGCAGCCGGTCACAATTACTTTACCGTTTTCTTCTAACGCTTCGCCAATGGCTTCCAAAGATTCTTGTACGGCGCTGTCAATAAAGCCACAGGTGTTCACGATCACTAAATCAGCATTTTCATAGCTCGGAATAATGTTATAACCGTTGGAACGTAATTCCGTCAGAATACGTTCTGAATCCACTAAATTTTTGGGACAACCAAGGCTGACAAAGCCGATGTTTGGGGTAGAACTCATAAATTTTCTCAAAAAGTCTATC belongs to Aggregatibacter sp. 2125159857 and includes:
- a CDS encoding class I SAM-dependent methyltransferase, whose product is MAKEEVGHNFLARLGKTRLRPGGRKATDWLIASGDFNKDKKVLEVACNMCTTAIGLAKQYGCRIEGVDLDENALEKARANIAANNLQDKIHVQRANAMKLPFEDNTFDIVINEAMLTMLPVEAKMKAVAEYFRVLKPGGFLLTHDVMLVGDDHKTILENMRNAINVTVTPLTKEGWKQVFLDSGFRNIETFSGEMTLLSPKGMIYDEGVLGTLKIIKNAMKAENREQFKKMFSTFNDPEHKLHFIAVCSQK
- the recF gene encoding DNA replication/repair protein RecF, which produces MAISRLTVENFRNLQAVDLELDHGFNFLVGNNGSGKTSLLEAIFYLGHGRSFKSAVSNRIISYDQPHFTLFGQIQEQQHQWSVGLQKLRQGNTLVKINGEDGNKISDLAHLLPMQIITPEGLNLLNGGPSYRRAFLDWGLFHHHVSFYNLWASLSRLLKQRNAALQQISGYQQMKIWDVELVKLAEQVSLLRAEYAQALQLEIEQTCRLFLPELDISASFHQGWEKEQSYAELLERNFQRDRALGYTVSGPQKADFRFKANGLPVEDILSRGQLKLLMCALRLAQGEHLMQQKQRHCIFLIDDFASELDQTKRSLLAERLQNSGSQVFVTAITQNQLKEMQPKKHRTFKIESGKIESL
- the sodC gene encoding superoxide dismutase family protein, whose translation is MKFKTLLAVSISAICASAVANAHEHKHDHMAPTGASIEVKVQQLDPVNGNKDVGTVTITESNYGLVFTPNLQGLSEGLHGFHIHENPSCEPKEKEGKLTAGLGAGGHWDPKGTKQHGYPWQDDAHLGDLPALTVLHDGTATNPVLAPRLKHLDEVRGHSIMIHAGGDNHSDHPAPLGGGGARMACGVIK
- the dnaN gene encoding DNA polymerase III subunit beta, translated to MQFIISRENLLKPLQQVCGVLNSRPNIPVLNNVLLHIENHQLTITGTDLEVELSTKTPLLHAEQDGKFTMPAKKFLDICRSLPENAEITVTFEEDRAIVRSDRSKFNLSTLPAEDYPNLTDWQSEVDFTLEQATLRRLIEATQFSMANQDARYFLNGMKFETEGNLLRTVATDGHRLAVCTIPLEQDLQTHSVILPRKGVLELARLLEPSDQPARLQIGTNNLRIQLNNITFTSKLIDGRFPDYRRVLPRNATRIVEAGWETLKQAFVRAAILSNERFRSVRLQLSENQLKITATNPEQEVAEEIIDVSYSGEEMEVGFNVSYILDVLNALKCNQVRMRLTDASSSCLIEDCEDASAEYVIMPMRL
- the rimO gene encoding 30S ribosomal protein S12 methylthiotransferase RimO, translating into MSSTPNIGFVSLGCPKNLVDSERILTELRSNGYNIIPSYENADLVIVNTCGFIDSAVQESLEAIGEALEENGKVIVTGCLGAKEDQIRQVHPKVLEISGPHSYETVMNQVQKYVPKPAYNPYESLLPAQGVKLTPKHYAYLKISEGCDHRCTFCIIPSMRGDLDSRPITQVLDEAKRLVDAGVKELLIVSQDTSAYALDQTKENQNKTVFWNGMPIKNNLISLCRQLGNLGIWVRLHYVYPYPHVDELIPLMAEGKLLPYLDIPLQHASPKILKAMKRPGKIDRTLERIKAWREICPELTLRSTFIVGFPGETEEDFQMLLDFLKEAQLDRVGCFKFSPVEGAPATEMPDQVPEDVKEERYHRFMQLQQAISAARLQQKIGKTLKVIVDEINEEGIIGRSMADAPEIDGLVYVDNQSQSAVNIGDVISVQITDADEYDLWGTC
- a CDS encoding YdcH family protein, translated to MFPEFRDLITKLKTEDAHFANLFDKHNELDQRIKNIESNIELGTHNEVELLKKEKLRLKDAMYEVLKKADAK
- a CDS encoding low molecular weight protein-tyrosine-phosphatase, whose translation is MQPINILFVCLGNICRSPMAEYLMREKIKQAHLQDKIFTASAGTSGWHDGEGMHCGTADILDQHKIASNDFVSRKVRSKDWADFDYLIAMDNENLRDLETLFGHHPEKLFQITALCPDLGIDHIPDPWFTKNFNQTYELLDACCDALLDKIKQEHRL